The following proteins come from a genomic window of Sander vitreus isolate 19-12246 chromosome 14, sanVit1, whole genome shotgun sequence:
- the LOC144528848 gene encoding ras/Rap GTPase-activating protein SynGAP-like, with the protein MDTSSKTWLPHQSQFGLVGQAEVCCGGPGVLTPNQSRRASFASVRQSSMETPPNATPQPFRQPVSKLKSFLNRRLKGSIKRAKSQPKLDRTSSFRQMILPRFRSADQERTRLMQSFKESHSHESLLSPSSAAEALDLVLDEDAIIKPVHSSILGQEYCFEVTTNSGTKCFACRSASERDKWIENLQRAVKPNKDSSFYFQDNSRRVDNVLKLWIIEARDLPAKKRYYCELCLDDMLYARTTSKPRTDTVFWGEHFEFNNLPTIRSLRLHLYKETDKKRRKEKSTYLGLVSIPISSITGRQFVEQWYPVVQSSVLAKSGGVGSTKVINASLRVKSRYQTMNILPMELYKEFAEYITNNYRTLCAVLEPLLSVKSKEEVAFALVHILQSTGKTKEFLSDMAMCEVDRFMDREHLIFRENTLATKAVEEYLKLIGHRYLKDAIGDFIRALYESEENCEVDPMRVPPSVLADHQANLRMCCELLLCKIINSLCIFPRELKEVFASWRARCAERGREDLADSLISSSLFLRFMCPAIMSPSLFNLMQEYPAERTSRTLTLIAKVMQNLASFSKFGPKEEYMYFMNEFLEMEWGSMQQFLYEISNMDAGGNAGGFEGYIDLGRELSMLHSLLWEVMGQLSKDAILKLGPLPRLLNDISVALRNPQLHMPTNHQPDRPKDRLFSRPSFNRLMSSDFQSLMMRDLNSSIDISRLPSPTTGVSAVESLSSNLNMRRHAERDLRSSREVFYVTRPPLARSSPAYCTSSSDITEPDPKVHSVNKSVSMMDLQDSRMNSISNLNSVGDMLTSSQASIAGLGHSFGNLCGPLRMGGHMPAGSAGSGLRLSQMGHIGGPTESISQQQQQAAAAMHFPLSFQNPLFHLAAQNSPAQSQSQPHPPPLLLAPEPENGHHDYAPAFGNSAFSRSEDLSALRSQSSLVQPSIVHSHSYSDDFTRQNQSNDYAWHQLSLQVQESLQQQHLMGVVSQTATGTGTPASLATPPTTVHPSRQSSMAPPQHLKSQRSINTPATATPPKVRPQSRNLLLDSSDTNFSGSQPKSRHSQQPPQHQQQQQQQQQQHQQQQHQQQLQQQQQESQLSVTDSPAPGLPYQTSSAKENPGPQAAAEESTDTPTKSTKKSQQTQLQPPQQHLLKPGNKQGSPSTLSTPALNERTVAWVSNMPHLSADIESLRPDREGQLKEYSKSMDESRLERVKEYEEEIYSLKERLKMSHRKLEEYEQRLASQEQQTSKILMQYQNRLEDSERRLKQQQVEKDSQIKGIINRLMAVEDELRGGAIPDIKPRILTDQSFNQGYGHPGS; encoded by the exons ATGGACACATCTTCAAAGACGTGGCTGCCGCATCAGAGTCAGTTTGGGTTGGTTGGTCAAGCGGAGGTTTGCTGTGGCGGACCTGGAGTTTTAACCCCAA ACCAATCTCGCAGGGCAAGTTTTGCCTCTGTAAGACAGTCAAGCATGGAGACCCCTCCCAATGCCACCCCACAGCCCTTTAGACAGCCGGTGAGT AAACTTAAGAGTTTTCTCAATCGAAGGCTAAAGGGCTCCATCAAGAGGGCCAAAAGTCAGCCCAAACTTGACCGGACCAGCAGCTTCAGACAAATGATTTTGCCCCGGTTTCGAAGTGCTGACCAAGAGAG GACACGCTTGATGCAGAGCTTCAAAGAATCCCACTCCCATGAATCCCTACTTTCTCCTAGCAGCGCTGCAGAGGCTTTGGACCTAGTTTTGGATGAAGATGCCATAATCAAACCTGTCCACTCTAGCATTTTAGGACAAGAATACTGCTTTGAG GTGACCACCAATTCAGGGACAAAATGTTTTGCCTGCCGTTCAGCTTCTGAGAGAGACAAGTGGATTGAAAATCTGCAACGCGCTGTCAAACCTAACAAG GACTCCTCGTTTTACTTCCAGGACAACAGCAGACGAGTGGACAATGTGCTCAAGTTGTGGATCATTGAAGCTCGAGACCTTCCGGCTAAGAAACGCTACTATTGTGAGCTGTGTCTGGATGACATGCTGTACGCGCGCACCACAAGCAAACCCCGGACCGACACTGTCTTTTGGGGCGAGCATTTTGAATTTAACAATTTGCCTACCATTCGTAGCCTTCGTTTGCACCTTTACAAggaaactgacaaaaaaagacGCAAG GAGAAAAGCACATATCTTGGCCTTGTCAGCATCCCCATCTCCAGCATCACTGGGCGGCAGTTTGTCGAGCAGTGGTACCCGGTGGTACAGTCCAGTGTCTTGGCCAAAAGCGGTGGTGTTGGAAGTACCAAAGTGATCAACGCCTCCCTACGTGTCAAGTCTCGCTACCAGACAATGAACATCCTTCCAATGGAGCTGTACAAGGAGTTCGCTGAGTACATTACCAACAACTACCGAACACTGTGTGCAGTTCTGGAGCCGCTGTTGAGTGTGAAAAGCAAAGAGGAGGTGGCGTTCGCTCTGGTGCACATCCTGCAAAGCACAGGAAAGACAAAG GAGTTCCTGTCTGACATGGCGATGTGTGAGGTGGATCGGTTCATGGACCGTGAGCACTTGATCTTTCGTGAGAACACGCTAGCTACAAAGGCCGTGGAAGAGTACCTCAAACTGATAGGTCACAGATACCTCAAGGATGCTATAG GTGACTTCATTCGAGCCTTATATGAGTCTGAGGAGAACTGTGAGGTGGATCCCATGCGTGTCCCGCCGTCAGTCCTCGCTGACCATCAAGCCAACCTACGAATGTGTTGTGAGCTGTTACTCTGCAAGATCATCAACTCTCTCTG CATATTTCCCCGGGAGCTGAAGGAAGTTTTTGCCTCGTGGAGAGCCAGATGTGCTGAGCGTGGAAGAGAGGATCTCGCCGACAGCCTCATCAGCTCCTCCCTATTTCTTCGCTTCATGTGCCCAGCCATCATGTCCCCCTCCCTGTTCAACCTAATGCAGGAGTACCCCGCTGAGCGCACGTCCCGCACACTCACGCTCATAGCCAAGGTGATGCAGAACCTGGCCAGCTTCAGCAA ATTTGGACCCAAGGAGGAATACATGTATTTCATGAACGAGTTCCTGGAGATGGAGTGGGGATCCATGCAGCAGTTTCTCTATGAGATTTCCAACATGGACGCCGGAGGAAACGCTGGAGGGTTTGAGGGCTACATTGACCTCGGTAGAGAATTGTCCATGCTCCACAGCTTGCTGTGGGAAGTCATGGGCCAGCTTAGCAAG GATGCTATTCTCAAACTCGGACCCCTACCACGGCTGCTGAATGACATCAGCGTCGCCCTGAGGAACCCGCAGCTCCACATGCCTACAAATCACCAGCCGGACCGACCGAAGGACAGACTCTTCTCGCGGCCATCTTTCAATCGTCTCATGTCCTCTGACTTCCAAAGCCTTATGATGCGTGACTTAAACAG TTCAATAGACATCTCTCGCCTCCCATCCCCTACGACTGGAGTCTCGGCTGTAGAATCCCTCTCATCGAATCTGAACATGAGGCGTCACGCAGAACGAGACCTCCGCTCGTCGAGGGAAGTGTTCTACGTGACCCGTCCACCGCTGGCTCGATCCAGTCCTGCATACTGCACAAGCAGCTCGGACATCACTGAACCAGATCCAAAG GTCCATAGTGTGAACAAAAGTGTGTCCATGATGGATCTTCAGGACTCCCGAATGAACAGCATTTCCAACCTGAACTCTGTGGGAGACATGCTCACCTCCTCTCAAGCCTCCATCGCCGGCCTGGGCCACAGCTTCGGAAACCTCTGTGGTCCTCTTCGTATGGGAGGGCATATGCCAGCAGGCTCCGCTGGCTCAGGTTTGAGGCTGAGCCAGATGGGCCACATAGGGGGGCCCACCGAATCCATCtctcaacagcagcagcaggcagcagcgGCCATGCACTTCCCCCTGTCTTTCCAGAACCCGCTATTCCATCTGGCTGCCCAGAACTCCCCAGCTCAGTCTCAATCTCAGCCTcatccccctcctctcctcctcgccCCCGAGCCTGAGAATGGCCACCACGACTATGCACCGGCCTTTGGCAACAGTGCTTTCTCCCGCAGCGAGGATTTGTCCGCCCTGCGGTCACAAAGCAGTCTGGTGCAGCCCAGCATTGTCCACTCACACAGTTACAGTGATGATTTCACCCGGCAGAATCAGAGCAATGACTACGCTTGGCACCAGCTGTCACTGCAGGTGCAG GAgtctctccagcagcagcacctGATGGGAGTCGTATCTCAGACAGCCACTGGGACGGGCACCCCTGCCTCCTTGGCCACACCACCTACTACAGTGCACCCAAGCCGCCAGTCATCCATGGCTCCTCCACAACATCTCAAGTCACAGCGATCCATTAACACTCCAGCCACCGCCACGCCACCAAAGGTTCGCCCACAGAGCAGGAACCTCCTCCTCGACTCTTCTGACACAAACTTCAGCGGCAGTCAGCCAAAATCACGCCATTCTCAGCAGCCACCacaacatcagcagcagcagcagcaacaac agcagcaacatcaacagcagcaacatcaaCAGCAActtcagcagcaacaacaggaaTCCCAGCTGTCGGTGACAGACAGTCCAGCTCCCGGACTCCCGTATCAGACGAGCTCCGCTAAAGAGAACCCGGGCCCGCAGGCAGCTGCAGAGGAGTCAACAGACACGCCCACAAAAAGCACCAAGAAGTCTCAACAGACACAACTGCAGCCGCCACAGCAGCATCTGCTCAAACCAGGCAATAAACAG gGTTCTCCATCAACCCTGAGCACCCCGGCCCTCAATGAACGGACAGTCGCCTGGGTTTCCAACATGCCACATCTCTCTGCTGACATAGAAAGCCTGCGGCCGGACCGTGAGGGTCAGCTGAAAGAGTACTCCAAGAGCATGGATGAGTCACGATTAGAGAGG gtAAAAGAGTACGAAGAAGAGATATATTCCTTGAAGGAGCGGCTGAAGATGTCTCATCGCAAGCTTGAAGAATATGAGCAGAGACTTGCGTCGCAGGAACAGCAGACAAGCAAGATCCTAATGCAGTATCAGAACCGCCTGGAAGACAGTGAGCGCCGTCTAAAGCAGCAGCAAGTTGAAAAGGACTCACAAATTAAAGGCATCATCAACAG ACTCATGGCTGTGGAAGATGAGCTGAGAGGGGGTGCCATACCTGATATTAAGCCTCGAATCCTCACAGACCAG TCTTTCAACCAGGGCTATGGCCACCCCGGATCCTGA